One Microvirga thermotolerans DNA window includes the following coding sequences:
- a CDS encoding DUF7683 domain-containing protein, translating to MQKIIRYVSFYEKGEDGRKLGELSLPDDSLETLKCIFDPPLDDPFMYDNYYVTEKAAKCIKKEFGMHLELDKYDYSVQCGYTD from the coding sequence ATGCAAAAAATTATCCGCTACGTCTCTTTTTACGAGAAAGGTGAAGATGGCAGAAAGTTAGGAGAGTTAAGCCTGCCCGATGACAGTCTTGAAACGTTAAAATGCATATTTGATCCGCCTTTAGACGATCCATTTATGTATGATAATTACTATGTAACTGAGAAAGCGGCTAAATGTATTAAGAAAGAATTTGGAATGCATCTGGAATTGGATAAATATGACTATTCTGTTCAATGCGGTTATACTGATTGA